The Balneola vulgaris DSM 17893 DNA window CAACGGCTTCCAGACTTCCATCATTCGGAGCTGGTTCTACTTCTAGAATTTTTGCCATAAGCTCATAAAGATGAATGTTTTCGATCGGCTCAATTCTTAAACCATTCTTAAAAGCAGGGCCATGAGCAATAAACACTGCATGCATTTCTGTGTTCGCATTATCGAATCCGTGCGTACCGCCACTTGGATAATCAGGGCGACGATCAAAATATTCCTTTGTGTTGATGGTATAGCCTTCAGCCGCTTCCATCAAGAAATCTTGAACTCGTCGGTTATTCTTTAAGTGATAACGTTCCGGTATATCTTCTTTCTTATAGATTTTAAACCCGTCTTGTTCATTGGCTTTCAATGCTTGGTATACAGCTTCTTCTTTTCCTTCTGATACATTGAACTTTAATACCGGCGAATAAGATATTAGCTCTAAATCATTCACATCCACGTAATCATCAAGTACAACGATTCGTTCACGTGAAAGTGCCGTCATACCATGATCAGAAACGATCATCATGTTGATTTTTCGCCCTGGGTCTACTGCTTTTAATTTATGCAGTAAATAACCTACTAATGAATCAGCTCGCTTGATGGCCTCTACTACTTCTTCTGAATCAGGACCATACCCATGACCTGCATCATCTAAGAAGCTAAAGTATAAAGTACCTAAATTTACGGCTTTGCTCGAGTCTGTCATCCAGCCTAAAACACGATCGATACGAAGCTCTTCGCTCATACTTCCATCATAATACTCCCAGTACGTAGGGCGCATTCCTTGAACAGGAGCTTCAGATCCAACCCAAAACATAGTACCTGCTCTTTTACCTGCTTTTTCTACGGTATTCCAAATAGGCTCTCCCCAATACCAATCTGGATTTTCAACAGCTTCGCGATCGCTTATTCTATAGTATGCATCCATTTCAGGATCATACATGTTGTTACCCACTAAGCCACTATTCTCAGGATACAGTCCTGTTACAATGGTATAGTGATTTGGAAATGTCTTTGTTGGGAAAATGGGAATCAAACCATCTGAAACTACCCCTTCTTCCACTAAACTATCAAAATTCGGTGTGTCTGTTTTTGATAGATAATCGGCTCTAAAACCGTCAAACGAAATCAATAATAACTGTGGACCATCTAGTTCTGTAGTACTGTCACTACTCACACAGTTAAGTGATACAATCCCAATAAATAGTATAAATAAATGTCTCATAGTCGTATGTGTTTTTAAAAGACAAAAGGCTCCTACATAGGAGCCTTTTGTTAGCGTCAATAAAAAATTAACTCTTAGTTAAATAGGTAACGTACACCTACACGCATTCTCCAACGAGAAGAGAAGCCACTAATGTTGAAACGCTCATCACCAGTTTCACCATCTCTGAATGTGAACTGAGGAGTAGTTCCGTCACCTTCGTAACCTTCAAATTGGTATAGGTAGTAGTTGTTAAAGCTACCTGGTACGTTGTAAACAACACCCCAGTCTTTGTTCAACATGTTAGCGATGTTGCTGATATCGAGAGATAATTGTAGACGGTGTAGTTGTCCACCTGCTCTAATACCAACATCCTGACGAATACCTAAGTCGAAGATAGATACGAATGGAGACCAGTCGCCATTCTTCTCAGCGTACTTACCACGACGGCTGTCTAGGTAGCTATCGCTTTCAATCAAGTTGTTTAGCTTGTTCCACTGCTCTGCAGCTGTAACAGTTTGTCCACCAGAAGTGTAGTCAACTAAGTTGATTTCGCTAGCATTTCTTGGGATGTAAGCTAGAGATCTGTTACGGCTAGTGCTACCAGTTTCGTTGTTTAAGTTACGAGCACGGCTACCAGCAATTACGTAAGAGTAAGGTGTTCCAGACTGGCCATTAGCGAATAATGAAACGCTAGTAGTTTGTGCCTTATCTGGACCCCAGCTAAACTTGTACGTTAATGAAGAAACATATCTGTGGCCTACAGCGAAATCAGATCTACCGTAAACTGGATTGTTTCTACCATCAATACTTACTTGGCCTCTCCACTGAGAAGAGTTCTGAGAAGAAGTACCTTCGTTCAATGCATAAGAATCTCCGTAAGAGTATGCAAAGGTTGCAGAAAGTCCGTTATCCCACTGCTTAGCAAAAGAAGCAGACAAGTTGTAAGTGTAACCCTGAGAAGTGTTAGTAGCTAGGTATACAGCGCTGTATGCATCATCGATGTCATCACGGTTGTATACGTTACGGCTATCAGGAGTACCAGTCCAAGCGAAGTCTACAGTAGGATCACTGTTTATGTTCGTGTACACAACATTATTCAATGTTTTAGTGAACATCGCTTCGAAAGTTGAAGTAATTCCGTAAGGAAGAACTGCATCAAGACCTAAGTTAGTTCTGAAGATCTGTGGGTACTTGAAGTCTTTAGAAAATAGATCCATTTGACCCGACGGAGTAGTGAAGTTCGGGTTAGTGTACTGGTTCTGGATATCTGAACGGAAGTTAATTGGTCCAGTAATATCATCTTCGTCAACACTACCGATTGTTAAACCGTTGTTGCTATACATAGCACCTGGCCATACAAAAGGAATACGGCTAGTGAAGATACCTAAACCACCACGAATAATGGTTCTGTTGTCGTCGTTCACATCGTAGTTAAAACCAAAACGTGGAGAGAACATGATTTGTCCGTCTGGTGCTTCACCTGCTCTTGCATCTTCAGCTTCTGGGTAGAAAGCTTGCATTTTTGGAAGAGCTGTGTTGTTGAAGTAAGTATCTTCTTCAGGATCCGTTCCGATAACTGGGATATCAAGTCTTAAACCAGCTGTTAACGTTAACTGAGAGTTTACATTCCACTCATCCTGTGCGTAGAAACCTAACTGCATAGCGTCGAAGTCGGCACCGGCAGCAGAACCATCACCAGATACGTTATCTACTAAAGAGTAAGAACGGTTGTATTCTGATGCTGGGTTATCATTTAAGAAGTCAGCTAAACTATCAAATCTGTAAACACCGTAGTTCTGACGGATGAATAAGTTATAAATGCTGTAGAATTCGTTGTGCGTACCTAAAGTAATAGTATGGTCGCCTTTGAAAATTCTGAAGTTGTTAGTGATCGAGAAGATATCTTGATCTAACTGGTTACCAGTAGAGAACTGCTCAGAACCGAATTCGATTTCACCATTGCTACCATCTTCGATAATAACGTATGGGAAGTCGCCACCGATTGGGTCACGGTCATCACGTACAGTAACATAACTGATGATTAAGTTGTTTGAGTAATCAGTACCAAACAAAGAGTTTAATTCAAGAGCTGTAGAGTTAGTTACAGATGGGAAGTAAACACCCGTGTTTGCAAAACGGATATCACGGCTACCGCCAGTGTTTCTGTTAAACTCTTCTGCTTTAGTATACTGGTGACGTAGAGTAAGGTAGTTACTGCTGTTGATGTTGTAATCAAGCTTAAAGAAAACTTTCTCACCGTCTAAGTTATCAGTAACACTACCGAAAGTACCTGGATCGTAATCGTAATTACTGATTAGGTAGTTACGTAGGTTTGTTAAGTCTGCAACCTGTGCACGACCTGCTTCAGAAGTGTAACGCTCTACTTCGAAAGTAGAAGGAGTTTCGTCTCTTTGAAGCTCAACGTTAGCGAAGAAGAATAATTTATCTTCAATTACAGGGCCGCCAACTGTGAAACCGTATACTTTCTCAGTAAACTCATCAACTTTTTCTCTTTCGATATCAAAACGATCAGCAAGAGTACCGTTGGTTTTACCAATGAAGTTTTCGTTCTGTAAGTAAGTATAAACAGAACCTTTGTATGTGTTTGTACCAGACTTAGTTACCGCGTTGATACCACCACCAGCGAAACCACCGTAAGTAACATCGTATGGAGATAATACAACTTGTAACTGGTCGATAATATCGATACTGAATGGAGTAATACCAGTTTGGCCACCATTAGTACCAGAAGAAGAAAGACCGAAAACGTCATTGTTTACCGCACCGTCAATATAAAGTGCGTTAAAGCGGTTGTTAACACCTGCGAAAGTAATACCACCACCAAAGCTGCTTGATTGTGGAGTTAAACGTAGGAAGTCGTTTAGATCGCGATCCGTGTTTGGAAGTGCGTCGATTTGAGCAGAAGAAATCTGAGTTTTAGTACCAGAGTTCTCACCACCTGATCCTACTTGTGCAAGAACTTCAACACCTTCAAGCTCATAAGCACCTTCACGAAGAATAACGCTTAACTCAAGGTTTGCACCTAATTCTAGGTTTACGTTTTCTTTTTCCCAGGTTGTGAAACCTATGAAAGTAACTCGAATAGTGTATGGACCACCAACACGTACAGCAGGTAAGTTGAAATTACCGTTTACTTGTGCTGAAGTTCCAAATGTAGCCCCTGAAGGGTTATGTAATGCAACAATAGTAGCGCCAGCTAAAGGCTCACCGTTTTCATCAACAACTTTTCCGCTGATTGATGAAGTAGTAACCCCTTGTGCCAAAGCCATTACTGAAAATAGCATCACAAAAATTGGAAGTAATAATACTTTTTTCATGTTTGATAAGGATTGATAGTTAGTTAAAGATAACATGTATGGGAAGATACGATGCCAATGTTAGCAGACTGTTAACAAAGCCAAAATTCCCCCCAAATTTTGTAGCCCATCCATATAAGGACAGGTGTACTGATCGTTTATTATTTGACCTCTTAAGGTTTCAAATATATTTATAACTCGCCGCTAAATGTAAGTAAAACTTCACAAAGATGACCACTTTTCACCTATATAATTGCAATTGTTTCAAATAGAAATCTTTAATAATAGATTGAGAAATCCCTAAATAATAAAGAACAACTACCCCTATAAATATCCATTGCAGCCTCAACCTTCCTACTTGTTCATATTTACGCGCTGAGGTTCCAATACTATCTTCTAATACCTTAAAAGTGGCTACTTTTTTAATGCGGTGTATGATTTCTTGGTCTTCCATAACTTGTAAACTCTCATCGAAACCACCTATTTCTTGAAATACTTCTTTCTTAATAAATAGGCTCTGATCCCCAAATCTGAATAGATTTATATCAAACCTAGTGAACCATGCATAAAAATCTAGTATAGGATGAGCAGGGTAAAATCTTAATCTAAAACATCCAGCATCTATCCCTTTCTGTTTAGCTCGAAGAATAGATTCCAAAAACCCTGAAGGCAGCTCACTGTCGGCATGAAGAAAGTATAACACCTCACTTTTTGCCTGAGCGGCACCTGCATTCATCTGAACGGCTCGCCCAACATTCGAGGAGATATACTCCACCGAGTACTGCCCACATACATTCCTTATTTGTTGAGATGCACCACCATCAACTACCAGCACTTCACAACTCCCATCATTCAACAACACAGAAAGAGTCTCCAACAAACTCGGTAAGGTCTCCTCTTCGTTATATACTGGAATTATGATACTAAGCACGAATTTCACTCAAATAAGCATTCCAATCGGTTTCATTATCAATATCGTTGAGTGGCTGAAGGGCATACAGTGTTTTCCCAAGGCCTTCTAACACTTTCTTACTTTCACCAAATACTTTTTCCGTACTCCAGGTTATCCCTTCAAAAAGCTCTGGGATGAATTGGTTCATTCCAATTAAGTAATACCCCCCATCTAATGATGGCCCAATCACAACGTCATTTTCGTTCAAAGCATTAAATGCCTCTTCAAAAATAGAAGTAGTAATTGTAGGACAATCGCTCCCAATTAGAACTACTTTTTCACAGCTCTCTTTAAAACTACTAGCGAAAGCTTGACTCATTTTCTGCCCTAAATCTCCTTCCACTTGTACTTTTTTGTTGAAAAGATCCTCATCCCAAACATCACCCTCCTCGGTGTGCCATGCATACCAAACTTCTTTTTCCACTTCTAGTGGCTCTACATTAGCCTTTGTTATCGCTAATAACTCTTTATAAACCGCCAGGGCCTCGTCATCGCCTAAGGTTTTAGCTAATCTCGTTTTTACCTTTCCTTTGATGGTGTTCTTTACAAAAATAATTATGCGGTTTTTACTCACCAATTCTCCTCTTTTCGATTATAGATTGGAACTTAAAACTAATTTCTATGCTTAAATAATTCGAATACTAATAAATTAATATCAAATGAAATCCATTAAAAAATTTACAATTTGCTCAATCGTTTTTGTTTTCACCGCGATCCTTTCCTCTAACGTGATGGCACAAAATACAGATGGTGGCCGCACTGGATTAGGGGTAATGCTTGGTGAGCCTACGGGAATTTCTTTAAAATCTTGGAATAACAGCCGTACAGCTTTTGACCTTGGCTTAGCTTGGTCGCTTTCGGGTAAAGATGCTGTTCATATTCATGGTGATCATCTATGGCACAAGTGGTTAGATGTTGAAAATGGAAATCTAGCCTTTTACTACGGTATTGGTGCCCGCGCCGTTTTTTCTGACGACACTTATTTTGGTGCACGTATTCCATTTGGCCTGAACTATCTTATTGAAGACTCCCCTGTTGGGCTCTTTTTTGAAGTGGCACCTATCGTCGACTTCTTACCAGATACTGACGGTGACGCAAATGGTGGGATTGGAATTAGATATTACTTCTAATATCCCGAATTGAATTACAAATTAGGACAGGTTTAATTCCTGTCCTTCTTTTACTAACCCAACCGTTTGGTAGCTATCTGAAGCATATTCAGCTACCTCTAAATTTATTCGATCTAACACCTCATCACAATGATCGGGATCGTGATGTGTAAGCACTAAATGTGAAATACCTAGATCTTTGGTTACATCGATAACCGTTTCCCAGTCGCTGTGTCCCCATCCTAATCGATCCTTATGCTGCTCTCTTGTAAATTGTGCATCATGGATTAAAACGTCTGCACCTTTAACGAATGCTTTGAATTCATTTAAAAAGGCAGAATGATCTTCGTTATCAATAGGCAGCTCATTATCTGGGGCAAATATTACCACATGTGAACCGATATTAAATTTATAAATGGCAGTAGGGACGGTGTGATTGGCCCACATATATTCGACGGAATAACTATCGAAGTTTAAGGTTCCTTTCTCGAAAGTCATGCAGTCTAATTCCGACTCCAGCATATCTATAGAAACCGGGAAAAAAGTATTGGAGAGATGGCCTTGTAAAATCTCCTTACAGCCAGCCTCATCTTGTGGAGGCATGAATACTTTGAAGGCATTATTACTGTTATAAAACGGCTTAAAAAATGGGAAGCCTTGGAGGTGATCCCAATGTGGGTGGGTAATAAAAATTTTACCCTGCAAGTGGTGCCCATTGCTAGTAAGCTCATTGCCGAGGTTTCTAAAACCTGTTCCGCAATCAGCTACTATCAATTCATCTGTACCATCCAATTCAATTTGAATGCAAGAGGTATTACCCCCGTACTTCATATTGTTTGGATTTGCACATGGCGTAGAACCCCTTACGCCCCAATATTTTATTTTAATACCGTTTTTCAATAACACATACTTTATGGATGGTTATGATAACAAGTTCTCTCTTAAGTACTTACAATATTAGAAGAATTTAAATTTACTCTTCTTCATCCGAATCAGAAAAGGTATTTATTTCCTTATCTATTTCGACTAGTCTATGTTGCTTTTCTGTAATTCGGCCTTCCGCCTTTGTTATCTTTTCCTGTAGTTCATCTTTTAATTTATTGCCTTTATTTGTAGGCTTAAAATAAGTTTGTGCTTCTTTGTACTGTATCACTTCAGCTTCCAGCTTAGAGATATCTTTTTTGAGTGCACTTTGCTCTTTTTGCAGTTTTATGATCTGCTTTCTTTCTTCTGGCTCATACCCCTGAGAAGCCAATTCACGCTCGGCACCTAAATCAGAGCCCATTGCTCTGAAGCGATCGTAAATTACATCGCATGCTTCGCGATACTGCTTCCAAATTTTATTCTTTGCTTTAATAGGTACGTGCCCAGCATCTTTAAAGTCAGCCTGTAGTTTTTTGGCTTCTTCTACTGCTTTTGCTGGATCTTCGTGTTCACCTAAAGCGATAAGTTTATCAATAATTTCTTTTTTAACCGCGAGGTTATCTTTTTGCTCGCCTCTGCGTTCTTTGAAATGATCTCTACGGCTTTCATAGAAGTCATCCATCGCTCCTTTAAATTTCTTCCAGATCTTAGAAGACTTTTTACGAGGAACTGGCCCAATCGCTTTCCACTCTTTCATGAGGTCTTGCATCATACGGTGCCCTTCCTCATAGTTGTCGGTGTCTTTCACCTTTTGAGCTTTTTCGATAAGAGCTTCTTTGTGATCAAGATTTTTTTGCTCTTGCTCACGCAGTACTTCTAAATTGTCCGACTTCTTTTCGTTAAATGAATCGGTAGCTGCTTTAAACTGATCCCATAATTCATTTTCGTCTTTTTGTGGAAGATTCGCTGTCTTCTTCCAAGCTTTATGGAGCTTATTAACTCGGCGGGCTGCTTCCGCAATATTCTTGTCATCAATTAATGACTCTGCTTCAGCGATTAATTTTTTCTTTTTCTTTAGAGCAGCTTCAATTCGCTTTCTATACTCTTTGTCGTGCTTGAAGCGCAGTTCGTTAAATACATCTTGAGCCGCATTGAATCGATCCCAAACTCCTTCATTTTTTTCAACAGGAACACGACCAATTTTGCGCCACTGCGAAAGTAGGTCTTCAAATTCTTCATTGAGTGCATTGAAGTCGGCTTCTTCCGTATTACTCTTCTGATTTAACGCATCCATTTTATCTAGGATGAGCAACTTCAATGTTAGGTTCTCTTCTTCCTTTTGAAGCTTTTTAACGAGTCGGTCAACTTTATGACTTTCAAATTCCTTCATTAGAGCTTCAAATCGCTCGTTCAGAGCCTCAATTTCATTATGAGGCACTTGCTTAATGTGCTCCCATTTGTTCTTGATTTGAGCTACTTCTTTGGTTGCCGACCATTTTTCTTCATTAACAATGGCTGCAAATTCTTTCAGAAGGTCTTTTTTCTTTACGAGGTTTTCTTCGCGCTTTTTATTTAGCTCTTCGTAGTGTGCTTTTTTACGCTCTTCAAAATCTGCCTTTAGTTCTTCGTACTCCTTAAAGGCTGCTTTCGACTCCTCATCGTTTGGAGCAGGGCCATCACTTATATGAAGCCCTTGATTCGCAAATTCGTTAGATACCAAAGCCCAGTCGTTCGACTTCACAAATTCTTTTGCTTTGGCTAAAATCTCATTATAAAAATCTGCTGCTGAATTTTCCTCTGATTCTTCAACTTCACTTTCGCTTTCTGCAACAGTTTCAACTTCCGAAGACTCTTCTGTAGTTTCTACTTCCTCATCAACCTCAGCTTCTACTTTTTCTTCTGCTTCTGTTGTTTCAGTTTCTGCATTTGTTGCATCTACATTCATTTCTTCTTCGGTATTTTTTTCTTGCTCCAGGTTCATGGTATTAACCTTCTTTTCCACTTGGTTCGTTATTTCGGCTGATGCCTGCTATAGTCAAGCTACTAAGATAGTATTTCTAATCTTTTTTTTATAATAGATATGCCCATGAATAAAAAAAGCCGACACTTCCTCAAGTATCGGCTATAAAGCTTCTAAAAAAGCTCTTCTTAGTCTTTTATTTGATGCACATAAATATCTCTTTGTGGATATGGAATGCTTAAACCTTCTTTATCAAATGTCTTATACACTTCTTCGTTCATCCTAAAATGTACCGGCCAGTAATTTGATGCATCAACCCATGCACGAACTACAAAATTTACTGAGCTATCAGCAAGCTCTTTAACAGCTATAAATGGTTCTGGATCGGTATGGATGCGATCATCTTCTTTCAACAATTTTCGAAGTACTTCATAAGCTTTGTCTACATCATCTCCATAGCCTATTCCAAATACCCAATCCACACGACGTGTTGGTTGGGTAGAAAAATTAATGAGTGAATTTGTAGCTAAGGGACCGTTCGGTAGAATAATCGTTTTGTTATCCGGAGTAGTTAGTATGGTTACAAAAATCTGAATTTCTTTAACTGTTCCAGAGTGGCCTTGTGCCTCAATAAAATCGCCCACTTTGAAATATTTAAATAGCAGGATCATTACACCGCCTGCAAAATTCTGTAGAGTACCAGATAAAGCCATACCTATTGCTAAACCTGCAGCACCTAAAATGGCAATGAATGATGTCATTTCAATTCCCAGCATTCCTAATGCTGTAATGTACACCATAATCTTCAGCAGGATCGAAACCATTGATCGTAAAAACCCTTGTAGCGAGGGATCAACATTACTCTTATTCAACATCTTTTTAACTACACGGCCAGCCAAACCAACGGCCCATAAACCTACTACTAGTACCAGTATTGCTTTTACCAGATTCGGCCCGTACTCCATCACAAGTCCAGTAAAAAATCTGCTATCAAATTCGAAATTCTCCATGCTATAATGTTTATTAAAGTTCTAAATGAATATAATAGATATGTATACGCCCTCTAATTAGCATTTTTTATACTTAAAGAGTTCATATAAAAAAAGGGGAAACTAAATAGTTTCCCCTTTGAAATAGTCTATGAATCAAAGATTGTTGATTTCATCTTTAACCTCATCTTTGCTCTTACCGAGCTTTTCTTGCAGTCGACCTAACAACTCATCTTCTTTCCCATCTACATAAGTGAGATCATCGTCGGTTAAGTCTGAATACTTCTGCTTTAGTTTACCTTTTACTTGATTCCAAT harbors:
- a CDS encoding ectonucleotide pyrophosphatase/phosphodiesterase — encoded protein: MRHLFILFIGIVSLNCVSSDSTTELDGPQLLLISFDGFRADYLSKTDTPNFDSLVEEGVVSDGLIPIFPTKTFPNHYTIVTGLYPENSGLVGNNMYDPEMDAYYRISDREAVENPDWYWGEPIWNTVEKAGKRAGTMFWVGSEAPVQGMRPTYWEYYDGSMSEELRIDRVLGWMTDSSKAVNLGTLYFSFLDDAGHGYGPDSEEVVEAIKRADSLVGYLLHKLKAVDPGRKINMMIVSDHGMTALSRERIVVLDDYVDVNDLELISYSPVLKFNVSEGKEEAVYQALKANEQDGFKIYKKEDIPERYHLKNNRRVQDFLMEAAEGYTINTKEYFDRRPDYPSGGTHGFDNANTEMHAVFIAHGPAFKNGLRIEPIENIHLYELMAKILEVEPAPNDGSLEAVESVLK
- a CDS encoding TonB-dependent receptor → MKKVLLLPIFVMLFSVMALAQGVTTSSISGKVVDENGEPLAGATIVALHNPSGATFGTSAQVNGNFNLPAVRVGGPYTIRVTFIGFTTWEKENVNLELGANLELSVILREGAYELEGVEVLAQVGSGGENSGTKTQISSAQIDALPNTDRDLNDFLRLTPQSSSFGGGITFAGVNNRFNALYIDGAVNNDVFGLSSSGTNGGQTGITPFSIDIIDQLQVVLSPYDVTYGGFAGGGINAVTKSGTNTYKGSVYTYLQNENFIGKTNGTLADRFDIEREKVDEFTEKVYGFTVGGPVIEDKLFFFANVELQRDETPSTFEVERYTSEAGRAQVADLTNLRNYLISNYDYDPGTFGSVTDNLDGEKVFFKLDYNINSSNYLTLRHQYTKAEEFNRNTGGSRDIRFANTGVYFPSVTNSTALELNSLFGTDYSNNLIISYVTVRDDRDPIGGDFPYVIIEDGSNGEIEFGSEQFSTGNQLDQDIFSITNNFRIFKGDHTITLGTHNEFYSIYNLFIRQNYGVYRFDSLADFLNDNPASEYNRSYSLVDNVSGDGSAAGADFDAMQLGFYAQDEWNVNSQLTLTAGLRLDIPVIGTDPEEDTYFNNTALPKMQAFYPEAEDARAGEAPDGQIMFSPRFGFNYDVNDDNRTIIRGGLGIFTSRIPFVWPGAMYSNNGLTIGSVDEDDITGPINFRSDIQNQYTNPNFTTPSGQMDLFSKDFKYPQIFRTNLGLDAVLPYGITSTFEAMFTKTLNNVVYTNINSDPTVDFAWTGTPDSRNVYNRDDIDDAYSAVYLATNTSQGYTYNLSASFAKQWDNGLSATFAYSYGDSYALNEGTSSQNSSQWRGQVSIDGRNNPVYGRSDFAVGHRYVSSLTYKFSWGPDKAQTTSVSLFANGQSGTPYSYVIAGSRARNLNNETGSTSRNRSLAYIPRNASEINLVDYTSGGQTVTAAEQWNKLNNLIESDSYLDSRRGKYAEKNGDWSPFVSIFDLGIRQDVGIRAGGQLHRLQLSLDISNIANMLNKDWGVVYNVPGSFNNYYLYQFEGYEGDGTTPQFTFRDGETGDERFNISGFSSRWRMRVGVRYLFN
- a CDS encoding TIGR04283 family arsenosugar biosynthesis glycosyltransferase, with product MLSIIIPVYNEEETLPSLLETLSVLLNDGSCEVLVVDGGASQQIRNVCGQYSVEYISSNVGRAVQMNAGAAQAKSEVLYFLHADSELPSGFLESILRAKQKGIDAGCFRLRFYPAHPILDFYAWFTRFDINLFRFGDQSLFIKKEVFQEIGGFDESLQVMEDQEIIHRIKKVATFKVLEDSIGTSARKYEQVGRLRLQWIFIGVVVLYYLGISQSIIKDFYLKQLQLYR
- a CDS encoding TIGR04282 family arsenosugar biosynthesis glycosyltransferase; its protein translation is MSKNRIIIFVKNTIKGKVKTRLAKTLGDDEALAVYKELLAITKANVEPLEVEKEVWYAWHTEEGDVWDEDLFNKKVQVEGDLGQKMSQAFASSFKESCEKVVLIGSDCPTITTSIFEEAFNALNENDVVIGPSLDGGYYLIGMNQFIPELFEGITWSTEKVFGESKKVLEGLGKTLYALQPLNDIDNETDWNAYLSEIRA
- a CDS encoding MBL fold metallo-hydrolase, with translation MKYGGNTSCIQIELDGTDELIVADCGTGFRNLGNELTSNGHHLQGKIFITHPHWDHLQGFPFFKPFYNSNNAFKVFMPPQDEAGCKEILQGHLSNTFFPVSIDMLESELDCMTFEKGTLNFDSYSVEYMWANHTVPTAIYKFNIGSHVVIFAPDNELPIDNEDHSAFLNEFKAFVKGADVLIHDAQFTREQHKDRLGWGHSDWETVIDVTKDLGISHLVLTHHDPDHCDEVLDRINLEVAEYASDSYQTVGLVKEGQELNLS
- a CDS encoding DUF349 domain-containing protein; amino-acid sequence: MNLEQEKNTEEEMNVDATNAETETTEAEEKVEAEVDEEVETTEESSEVETVAESESEVEESEENSAADFYNEILAKAKEFVKSNDWALVSNEFANQGLHISDGPAPNDEESKAAFKEYEELKADFEERKKAHYEELNKKREENLVKKKDLLKEFAAIVNEEKWSATKEVAQIKNKWEHIKQVPHNEIEALNERFEALMKEFESHKVDRLVKKLQKEEENLTLKLLILDKMDALNQKSNTEEADFNALNEEFEDLLSQWRKIGRVPVEKNEGVWDRFNAAQDVFNELRFKHDKEYRKRIEAALKKKKKLIAEAESLIDDKNIAEAARRVNKLHKAWKKTANLPQKDENELWDQFKAATDSFNEKKSDNLEVLREQEQKNLDHKEALIEKAQKVKDTDNYEEGHRMMQDLMKEWKAIGPVPRKKSSKIWKKFKGAMDDFYESRRDHFKERRGEQKDNLAVKKEIIDKLIALGEHEDPAKAVEEAKKLQADFKDAGHVPIKAKNKIWKQYREACDVIYDRFRAMGSDLGAERELASQGYEPEERKQIIKLQKEQSALKKDISKLEAEVIQYKEAQTYFKPTNKGNKLKDELQEKITKAEGRITEKQHRLVEIDKEINTFSDSDEEE
- a CDS encoding mechanosensitive ion channel family protein, with product MENFEFDSRFFTGLVMEYGPNLVKAILVLVVGLWAVGLAGRVVKKMLNKSNVDPSLQGFLRSMVSILLKIMVYITALGMLGIEMTSFIAILGAAGLAIGMALSGTLQNFAGGVMILLFKYFKVGDFIEAQGHSGTVKEIQIFVTILTTPDNKTIILPNGPLATNSLINFSTQPTRRVDWVFGIGYGDDVDKAYEVLRKLLKEDDRIHTDPEPFIAVKELADSSVNFVVRAWVDASNYWPVHFRMNEEVYKTFDKEGLSIPYPQRDIYVHQIKD
- a CDS encoding CsbD family protein, with protein sequence MNDLIIEGNWNQVKGKLKQKYSDLTDDDLTYVDGKEDELLGRLQEKLGKSKDEVKDEINNL